A window of Cryptomeria japonica chromosome 3, Sugi_1.0, whole genome shotgun sequence contains these coding sequences:
- the LOC131033621 gene encoding WUSCHEL-related homeobox 8-like isoform X1, with protein MDQGKSMVESTRNGHLPKRWKPNLEQRRILESIFATVTKNTRRERIAQITAVLQQYGRVEQRNVFYWFQNANNRNKLCTSKRTPIYGTTKSSVFGPKEANEIFLKEEEESGRFQRNSPTDVSELATLQLFPLHPDKGGSS; from the exons ATGGATCAAGGCAAGTCTATGG TGGAGAGCACAAGAAATGGACACCTGCCCAAAAGATGGAAGCCAAATTTAGAACAAAGGCGGATATTAGAGTCCATATTTGCTACTGTAACCAAAAACACAAGAAGGGAACGGATAGCTCAGATTACTGCTGTGCTACAACAATATGGCAGAGTGGAACAAAGAAATGTTTTCTATTGGTTTCAAAATGCAAATAATCGAAACAAGCTTTGTA CTTCCAAACGTACTCCAATCTATGGTACTACTAAATCATCTGTATTCGGACCAAAGGAAGCTAACGAAATATTTTTAAAG GAAGAAGAAGAGAGTGGACGGTTTCAGAGGAATTCACCAACAGATGTTTCCGAATTAGCAACTTTGCAATTATTTCCTTTACATCCTGATAAAGGAGGAAGTTCTTAA
- the LOC131033621 gene encoding WUSCHEL-related homeobox 6-like isoform X2 — protein MDQGKSMVESTRNGHLPKRWKPNLEQRRILESIFATVTKNTRRERIAQITAVLQQYGRVEQRNVFYWFQNANNRNKLCRRRREWTVSEEFTNRCFRISNFAIISFTS, from the exons ATGGATCAAGGCAAGTCTATGG TGGAGAGCACAAGAAATGGACACCTGCCCAAAAGATGGAAGCCAAATTTAGAACAAAGGCGGATATTAGAGTCCATATTTGCTACTGTAACCAAAAACACAAGAAGGGAACGGATAGCTCAGATTACTGCTGTGCTACAACAATATGGCAGAGTGGAACAAAGAAATGTTTTCTATTGGTTTCAAAATGCAAATAATCGAAACAAGCTTTGTA GAAGAAGAAGAGAGTGGACGGTTTCAGAGGAATTCACCAACAGATGTTTCCGAATTAGCAACTTTGCAATTATTTCCTTTACATCCTGA